In Pseudobdellovibrionaceae bacterium, the following proteins share a genomic window:
- the rimM gene encoding 16S rRNA processing protein RimM, translating to MSGTKVKSQHPPQEAQERGLRLVGKVKDAHGIRGELYVLIFSGETSWLQDLKVVQLYHTGRGGWLEIPLKNARVHKQGFIAKTETITDRNQAEELKGAEFFIPEEFLVSEPGETIYLAEIEGFSVIQKGGGPVGQIVGFSSNGPQDIIRVQAGDAEFEIPLVEEFIVEIRFAAKEIEMDLPEGLMEV from the coding sequence ATGAGCGGAACAAAGGTAAAGTCTCAACATCCCCCCCAGGAGGCGCAAGAGCGGGGTTTACGCCTGGTGGGCAAAGTCAAAGATGCCCATGGGATCCGTGGTGAGCTTTATGTGCTTATCTTTTCGGGTGAGACCAGTTGGTTGCAGGACCTCAAGGTTGTTCAGCTTTATCACACTGGCCGAGGTGGCTGGTTGGAGATCCCGCTGAAGAATGCCCGGGTTCACAAGCAGGGCTTTATTGCCAAGACCGAGACCATTACCGATCGCAATCAGGCCGAGGAGCTTAAAGGGGCCGAGTTCTTTATTCCCGAAGAATTTCTCGTGTCCGAACCGGGGGAAACCATTTATTTGGCCGAGATCGAAGGTTTCAGCGTGATCCAGAAGGGCGGGGGGCCGGTCGGACAAATTGTCGGCTTTTCCAGTAATGGCCCCCAGGACATCATCCGTGTACAGGCGGGTGATGCCGAATTTGAAATCCCTCTGGTCGAGGAGTTTATTGTCGAAATTCGCTTTGCGGCCAAAGAGATTGAAATGGACCTTCCCGAAGGGCTGATGGAGGTCTGA
- a CDS encoding YraN family protein, protein MVDRNLRGQYSEDVVENHLRKRGWSPQVRRWKTPWAEVDGVYVRRGQILLVEVKSRRSLSHLDRAISRKQKHRLLRVLENLVEVYPEKEILFHLAVVLPSGRIHWWTDFLAE, encoded by the coding sequence ATGGTGGATCGCAACCTACGGGGGCAGTACTCCGAGGATGTGGTTGAAAATCATTTGCGCAAAAGGGGCTGGAGTCCTCAGGTCCGCCGCTGGAAAACCCCTTGGGCCGAAGTGGATGGAGTGTATGTTCGGCGAGGACAAATCCTCCTCGTAGAGGTGAAGTCTCGCAGAAGCCTCTCCCACTTGGATCGGGCCATCAGCCGAAAGCAGAAACACCGACTCTTACGGGTTTTGGAGAATCTGGTGGAAGTGTATCCGGAGAAAGAGATTCTCTTTCATTTGGCTGTGGTTCTTCCCTCGGGCCGTATCCATTGGTGGACCGACTTTCTTGCCGAGTGA
- a CDS encoding ribonuclease HII — MVSEAKQSSKTKSKKRQQIWEKFPWQTLSTSLPIIGVDEVGRGCLAGPVYAAAVIINPNKPWQHYTDSKKLSESRREEYAEQILADHQVGIGFATVEEITELNILRAALLAMKRAVEQLGLHAGHIIVDGNQRIPGVSERFEQTTLIKGDLRAEPVAAASIVAKVTRDRLLKEAAIKYPNYGFEEHKGYATPVHKEAIQKLGPCALHRPTFAGVREYL; from the coding sequence ATGGTGAGCGAAGCCAAGCAGTCGTCAAAGACAAAGTCCAAAAAACGCCAACAGATTTGGGAGAAATTTCCCTGGCAGACATTGAGCACATCCCTACCGATCATTGGCGTGGACGAGGTGGGAAGAGGTTGTTTGGCCGGGCCGGTCTACGCCGCAGCTGTCATCATTAATCCCAATAAACCTTGGCAGCACTACACAGACTCGAAAAAATTGTCCGAATCTCGGCGCGAAGAATACGCCGAACAAATCCTGGCTGACCATCAGGTGGGAATTGGTTTTGCTACGGTTGAAGAGATCACCGAGCTGAATATTTTGCGTGCCGCCCTCTTGGCGATGAAAAGGGCGGTCGAACAGTTGGGCTTGCATGCGGGACATATCATTGTCGACGGGAATCAGCGCATTCCTGGAGTCAGTGAACGCTTTGAACAAACGACTCTGATTAAAGGTGATCTCAGGGCTGAGCCTGTGGCGGCGGCATCAATTGTGGCCAAAGTCACCCGCGATCGACTGCTCAAAGAGGCGGCAATTAAGTATCCTAACTATGGTTTTGAGGAGCACAAAGGCTATGCGACTCCGGTCCACAAAGAGGCGATACAAAAGCTGGGACCCTGCGCTCTTCATCGACCCACCTTTGCAGGGGTGCGAGAGTATCTCTAG
- a CDS encoding tetratricopeptide repeat protein → MSVHTQSNWPIPKGLGFSERVHKVKQYLQRGEFSLAEASLTRLNPVSKSQMRTHAHYLGRVYLYRGDFTEALSLFLQAERRFGPNINLTVDIANCRYRLGHNHAWEQRVVLLEKTLRGEHLLCEESSLYAQLSLAKFKEELGEISEALKIYLRLRDQHRDKTSLPYFSLLAQLLRVLSLGQDQPLLAETYRELIHVKELHPQLYLDIEIQHALMLAEVRQIGPNAALARMESQFQRLDIDQSDRRLILFDLLDEFLLRRLDITPLLERAQKHSLSHLDPYEATLLRLADNEVLSSQDWIQLPRQVSTGCYLRLLSLSLNSECNPELTHRWHLLMGALSPASAQAWSGRLAQSQSQNRFIFNSHTGELRLPSHKSVSFKRRKALSHLLRILSRSNRIPVETAIQELWGTGYSPSHFERLRISAHRLNQEIQKSGWKEKLLLVSSESLEVSANSRLVEGESTAI, encoded by the coding sequence ATGAGCGTACACACACAATCCAACTGGCCGATCCCTAAAGGACTTGGCTTTAGCGAGCGTGTCCATAAGGTCAAACAGTATTTACAGAGGGGTGAGTTCTCTCTGGCCGAGGCTTCACTCACCCGTCTCAATCCAGTTTCAAAATCCCAAATGCGCACTCATGCCCATTACCTGGGTCGGGTTTATCTTTACCGTGGGGACTTTACTGAAGCTCTTAGTCTCTTTTTGCAGGCCGAACGTCGTTTCGGCCCCAACATCAATTTAACGGTAGACATTGCCAATTGCCGTTACAGACTGGGTCACAACCATGCCTGGGAGCAACGGGTGGTACTGCTTGAGAAGACTTTGCGCGGTGAACATCTCCTGTGTGAGGAAAGCTCGCTTTATGCTCAGCTGAGCCTTGCCAAATTTAAAGAAGAACTTGGCGAAATCAGCGAAGCCCTAAAGATCTACCTGAGGCTTCGTGATCAACATCGGGATAAGACTTCGCTTCCCTACTTTTCCCTCCTCGCTCAACTGCTCCGCGTATTGAGCCTGGGGCAAGATCAACCTCTCTTGGCAGAGACTTATCGGGAATTGATTCACGTTAAAGAGCTCCACCCCCAACTCTATCTCGATATTGAAATCCAACACGCTTTAATGCTGGCCGAAGTGCGCCAAATTGGCCCCAACGCGGCCTTGGCACGAATGGAGTCCCAGTTTCAACGTCTGGATATTGATCAATCAGATCGTAGGCTGATCCTATTTGACCTGCTGGACGAGTTTCTTCTCCGTCGATTGGACATTACACCACTCTTAGAACGGGCCCAGAAGCATTCCCTCTCCCATCTTGACCCCTACGAAGCCACACTGCTTCGTTTGGCCGACAATGAGGTGCTTTCCTCCCAGGACTGGATTCAACTCCCTCGCCAGGTTTCCACCGGATGCTACTTGCGCCTATTGAGCCTCTCCCTAAACAGTGAGTGTAACCCCGAGCTCACCCACCGCTGGCACTTGTTGATGGGGGCTCTGTCCCCCGCCTCTGCCCAAGCCTGGAGCGGGCGACTGGCCCAATCCCAAAGTCAAAACCGCTTTATCTTCAACTCCCACACCGGAGAACTGCGTCTGCCAAGCCACAAGTCCGTTAGCTTCAAGAGGCGCAAGGCCCTGTCTCATCTTCTGAGGATTCTTTCCAGAAGCAATCGCATCCCCGTCGAGACTGCGATTCAGGAGCTCTGGGGAACTGGGTATAGCCCGAGTCATTTTGAACGCCTGCGCATTTCTGCTCACCGACTCAATCAGGAAATTCAAAAATCAGGATGGAAAGAGAAACTCCTTCTGGTGTCCTCAGAGTCTTTAGAGGTGTCTGCCAATTCCCGACTCGTGGAAGGCGAATCCACCGCTATTTGA
- a CDS encoding DUF4360 domain-containing protein has translation MKLHMTFLSLLVACGLVFSISAQANDFGPGSPTEDTEDFANGLGGAPDNADSVRVTGVKVGMPRHAGSGCPAGTLSATLSPDAKTLSMLFDNYMVEAGDSSGTRRSMLDCQLVIPVDVPNGYQVSVVKLDYRGFNLLPNKAVARYDAVYFFTDTQTGHKYRKKFRRKKEFRGPVEEEYAMSSKINKREIWSACGRSFDLNINTSIWVQSQTGEDALATLDSIDSNVEEYVDYHLVWRACSMAPPSRPPRFDPRNPGRPGPGRGNGPPNGPGRPRR, from the coding sequence ATGAAATTGCACATGACATTCCTGAGCTTGCTCGTCGCCTGCGGTTTGGTGTTTTCAATTTCTGCTCAGGCCAATGATTTCGGACCCGGATCGCCCACTGAAGACACTGAGGATTTTGCCAATGGTTTGGGTGGGGCTCCTGATAACGCTGACTCAGTTCGCGTCACAGGTGTGAAGGTGGGAATGCCTCGCCATGCGGGCAGTGGCTGCCCGGCCGGCACTCTTTCGGCAACCTTGAGCCCAGATGCCAAAACTCTCTCCATGTTATTTGATAACTACATGGTGGAGGCTGGCGACAGCTCAGGCACCAGAAGGTCCATGTTGGACTGCCAGCTCGTCATACCAGTGGATGTCCCTAACGGATACCAAGTTTCGGTTGTGAAACTTGATTACCGCGGGTTTAACCTGCTTCCCAACAAAGCCGTCGCTCGTTACGATGCGGTTTACTTTTTCACCGACACCCAAACCGGACATAAATACCGAAAGAAGTTTCGCCGTAAAAAGGAATTCCGTGGACCCGTGGAAGAAGAATACGCCATGAGCTCTAAGATCAACAAAAGAGAGATTTGGTCAGCCTGTGGGCGCAGCTTCGATTTGAACATTAACACTTCTATTTGGGTACAAAGCCAAACAGGAGAGGATGCCTTGGCGACTTTGGATTCCATTGACTCCAACGTTGAAGAGTATGTGGATTACCACCTGGTATGGAGGGCTTGTTCGATGGCACCGCCCAGTCGTCCACCCCGCTTTGATCCGCGAAACCCAGGCCGCCCTGGGCCCGGTCGAGGCAATGGACCACCCAACGGACCTGGCCGCCCGAGACGCTAA
- the rpsP gene encoding 30S ribosomal protein S16 — translation MVVIRLNRVGATHAPKYRITVADQRRHPQGRFLEVLGHYNPNPSGKEKGLELDLTKTQEWIKKGARPTDRVKSLIRKAEQGKN, via the coding sequence ATGGTCGTGATTCGTTTGAATCGTGTTGGAGCAACACACGCACCTAAGTATCGCATCACTGTGGCAGACCAGCGTCGCCACCCCCAGGGACGTTTCCTGGAAGTTCTTGGCCACTACAACCCGAACCCTTCAGGTAAGGAAAAGGGCTTGGAGTTGGACCTCACTAAGACCCAAGAGTGGATCAAAAAGGGCGCCCGCCCGACAGATCGGGTCAAGAGTCTCATTCGCAAAGCGGAACAAGGGAAAAATTAA
- a CDS encoding ABC transporter permease translates to MIPELKQEIRFTPFFVLFCREIRRYLKVLIQTLVAPMINSTLYLLIFGVSLGASISVPGGVSYLAFLIPGLIMMSCLNNCFQNSSSSIVSAKFGGDLEDFRVSPLSDQQIIWAFAFGGLTRGLTVGTITFGVGQLFYHTTHGGWLVIQHPLWLLYFLVLGGLAFAKLGVFVAFWAKTVDQLSAVSSFVLLPLLYLGGVFFSIENLHPFWKSLSQANPLLYLINGVRYGILGVSDVPLTTSAPVAILALLFFHGVALVSLRKGSFSRW, encoded by the coding sequence ATGATTCCAGAGCTGAAGCAAGAAATTAGGTTTACCCCTTTTTTCGTTCTTTTTTGCCGTGAAATCAGGCGTTACCTGAAGGTTTTAATTCAAACTCTGGTGGCGCCGATGATTAACTCGACTCTCTACCTGCTGATTTTTGGTGTCAGTCTTGGAGCCAGTATCAGTGTTCCAGGTGGAGTGAGTTATTTGGCATTCTTGATTCCCGGTCTGATCATGATGAGCTGTTTGAACAATTGTTTTCAAAATAGTTCCAGCTCTATTGTCAGTGCCAAGTTTGGCGGCGATCTGGAAGACTTCCGCGTGTCACCCCTGAGCGACCAGCAAATCATCTGGGCTTTTGCCTTTGGGGGCCTCACGCGCGGGCTGACTGTGGGAACTATCACTTTTGGAGTGGGTCAACTTTTTTACCACACCACCCACGGGGGGTGGTTGGTGATACAGCATCCGCTGTGGCTGTTGTACTTCTTGGTGCTCGGTGGATTGGCATTTGCCAAGCTGGGGGTTTTTGTCGCCTTTTGGGCCAAAACCGTGGACCAGCTGAGTGCCGTGTCCAGTTTTGTCCTCCTGCCCTTGCTCTATTTGGGCGGGGTGTTTTTTTCCATTGAAAATCTTCACCCCTTTTGGAAAAGTCTCTCCCAAGCCAACCCATTGTTGTATTTGATCAACGGTGTGCGCTATGGGATTTTGGGGGTGTCCGATGTACCATTGACCACCTCTGCACCGGTGGCGATTTTAGCCCTTTTGTTTTTCCATGGAGTGGCATTGGTAAGTCTTCGCAAGGGTTCTTTTTCGCGTTGGTAG
- a CDS encoding M28 family peptidase, with amino-acid sequence MKALKSIALLLFVLVGLLYAVAFWYLRNPSMGIGSSVQIKHRADASRLKTHVEFLSGIVPNRSYQNADSMFRAERYISDYLTSLGYKVSLQEVYEDKTVYHNVIVRLGAETGPLVVIGAHYDVAEEDNPGADDNASGVAGLLELARLLKENEPELKSPVELVAYTLEEPPYFATFGMGSVYHADQIKERGEEVKLMLSLEMIGYYSDEWFSQKFPIPLLYALYPWRGNFISLVASPSERKEVRMVKDSFSSIEGLKTYSINAPTILPGIDYSDHRSYWEHEWPAIMVSDTAFYRNLEYHKPGDTAGRLDFEKMKLVVEALYTTVVNVP; translated from the coding sequence ATGAAAGCCCTGAAATCCATTGCTCTGCTCCTCTTTGTTTTGGTCGGTCTCCTCTACGCAGTGGCCTTCTGGTATTTGCGCAATCCTTCCATGGGAATTGGAAGTAGCGTCCAGATCAAGCACCGGGCAGATGCCTCGCGTTTAAAGACTCATGTGGAGTTTCTCTCGGGCATTGTGCCCAATCGGAGCTATCAAAATGCGGACTCCATGTTTCGTGCTGAGAGGTATATTTCAGATTACCTGACCTCTCTGGGATACAAGGTGTCTCTGCAGGAGGTCTACGAGGATAAAACCGTTTATCATAATGTCATTGTACGCTTGGGGGCGGAGACGGGTCCTTTGGTTGTCATTGGAGCCCATTACGATGTGGCTGAAGAAGACAATCCGGGAGCCGACGATAATGCCAGTGGCGTGGCGGGGCTTTTGGAGTTGGCACGGCTACTCAAAGAGAATGAGCCTGAACTCAAGAGTCCTGTGGAGCTGGTAGCCTACACACTGGAAGAGCCTCCTTATTTTGCGACATTTGGGATGGGAAGTGTTTACCATGCCGACCAAATCAAAGAGAGGGGAGAAGAGGTCAAACTAATGCTGTCCCTGGAAATGATTGGTTACTATTCAGATGAATGGTTCTCGCAGAAGTTCCCAATTCCGCTTCTTTATGCCCTTTATCCCTGGAGAGGGAACTTCATATCTTTAGTGGCCAGTCCGTCAGAAAGAAAAGAAGTGCGGATGGTGAAGGACTCTTTTTCATCCATTGAAGGCCTGAAGACTTACTCCATTAATGCACCGACGATTTTGCCTGGAATTGATTACTCGGATCACCGCAGTTACTGGGAGCATGAATGGCCGGCCATTATGGTGTCCGATACGGCCTTTTACCGAAATCTTGAGTACCACAAGCCAGGCGATACAGCCGGTCGCCTGGACTTTGAAAAAATGAAGCTGGTGGTGGAAGCTCTCTACACCACGGTGGTGAATGTCCCTTAA
- a CDS encoding DUF4360 domain-containing protein translates to MSIKSLVLALTVAFSSAAIADGIRLGENVGYGGNGCPAGSASITLSPDASTLSILFDQYMAEAAPRKFARKSCNISVPVHVPQGYSVSLMKIDYRGFNMLPRGAYSDFNVEYFFAGQRGPKMTRRFRGEQAEEYLIQDGLVASAMVWSACGADVNLRVNSSIMVNNTRNRSEDALMTVDSVDIKSGIVYHLAWRTCR, encoded by the coding sequence ATGTCTATCAAGAGTCTTGTTCTTGCGCTTACTGTTGCTTTCTCCAGCGCTGCAATTGCCGATGGCATTCGCCTGGGCGAAAACGTGGGCTATGGCGGAAACGGCTGCCCTGCAGGATCTGCATCTATTACTTTGAGCCCTGATGCCTCTACTTTGTCGATTCTTTTCGACCAGTACATGGCTGAAGCCGCTCCGAGAAAGTTTGCTCGTAAATCTTGTAACATTTCTGTTCCTGTTCACGTTCCTCAAGGGTACAGCGTTTCTCTGATGAAGATCGACTATCGTGGATTCAACATGCTTCCTCGTGGCGCATATTCTGATTTCAACGTTGAGTACTTCTTTGCTGGTCAGCGCGGCCCAAAGATGACTCGTCGTTTTCGTGGAGAGCAGGCTGAAGAATATTTGATTCAGGATGGTCTTGTCGCCTCAGCCATGGTTTGGTCTGCTTGCGGAGCCGACGTAAATCTGCGTGTGAACTCAAGCATTATGGTCAACAACACTCGTAACCGCTCTGAAGATGCCCTGATGACTGTTGACTCTGTCGACATTAAGTCAGGTATCGTCTATCACCTGGCCTGGAGAACCTGCCGTTAA
- the trmD gene encoding tRNA (guanosine(37)-N1)-methyltransferase TrmD, protein MGKRQFNVITIFPDMIRGALKEGLVGQAFHSGKVVLDVVNPRSFTQDVHQSVDDRPFGGGDGMVFLAEPLRQAVESLGEKRGRVVYLSPQGRVWSDSLAREWAQSSEPITLVCGRYGGVDQRFIETLVDEEISIGDYVLSGGELGALVLIDSVVRLLPEVLGNADSPDKESFAEGLLECPLFSRPREFGELPVPEALLSGHHGRIEEFRQDVAWVQTQLFRPDLLAGRGEAAGKLLQALPRLLNLSEKELKSLGLERTQLADLLEHLENQNP, encoded by the coding sequence ATGGGGAAGAGGCAATTCAACGTCATCACCATTTTCCCTGACATGATTCGCGGAGCTCTCAAGGAGGGGTTGGTGGGCCAGGCCTTTCATTCGGGCAAGGTGGTTCTTGATGTGGTCAACCCCCGTAGCTTCACCCAGGACGTCCACCAGTCGGTGGATGATCGCCCCTTTGGTGGCGGTGATGGGATGGTGTTTTTGGCCGAGCCCCTCAGACAGGCGGTGGAGAGCCTAGGGGAAAAGCGGGGCCGGGTGGTCTATTTGAGTCCTCAAGGGCGGGTGTGGTCAGACTCCCTGGCTCGCGAGTGGGCTCAATCATCAGAGCCCATCACTCTGGTCTGTGGCCGCTATGGTGGAGTGGACCAGCGTTTTATCGAAACCCTGGTGGATGAAGAGATCTCTATTGGCGACTATGTCCTTAGTGGCGGCGAATTGGGCGCTCTGGTGTTGATCGACTCAGTGGTCCGCTTGTTGCCTGAGGTTTTGGGCAATGCGGACAGTCCCGATAAAGAGAGCTTCGCCGAAGGGCTCCTGGAATGTCCCTTGTTTTCTCGCCCTCGGGAGTTTGGTGAGTTGCCAGTTCCTGAAGCCCTGCTGAGTGGTCATCATGGACGGATCGAGGAGTTTCGCCAGGACGTGGCCTGGGTACAGACTCAGCTCTTCCGCCCGGATTTGCTGGCCGGAAGAGGGGAGGCGGCTGGGAAGCTTCTTCAAGCCCTACCGCGGCTCTTGAATTTGTCGGAGAAGGAGTTAAAGTCCTTGGGACTTGAGCGGACTCAGTTGGCAGATCTTTTAGAGCATCTTGAGAATCAAAACCCTTAG
- the ffh gene encoding signal recognition particle protein, producing the protein MFDNLQDKLLGSLKKIRGQGRITEKNIQDTIKEIRMSLLEADVNFKVVKSFVDRVKEKALGEEVLTSITAGQQFVKIVHEELVRVLGEEAVELNVRGNPGVIFLVGLQGTGKTTSSAKLALHIRQKLGKKPGLIPVDVYRPAAIEQLKTLGKQNNLPVFPSEAGKKPEELLEAAKKWAADEMVDVVIVDTAGRLQIDEELMEELKRLKGVWEPKEILLVADAMLGQQSVNVAEGFHEKLGLSGLILTKVDGDARGGAALSIREATGVPIKFLGVGEKVSALEVFHPDRLASRILDMGDVLSLVEKAQEVIDEKSAMESAKKMAKNQFTMEDFLQQIQTMKKLGSMESLLKMIPGAGQMMKKMKDMTPPDKELKKIEAIIRSMTPEERENYKILNGSRRLRIANGSGTRVQDVNKFVKQFEGAKKMMSQMMKMGMGRGGGRGMGFPF; encoded by the coding sequence ATGTTTGATAATCTTCAGGATAAATTGCTCGGCAGTCTTAAGAAAATTCGCGGTCAGGGGCGGATCACCGAGAAGAACATCCAAGATACCATTAAAGAAATTCGCATGAGTCTGCTTGAAGCCGACGTGAATTTTAAAGTGGTGAAAAGCTTTGTCGATCGTGTGAAGGAAAAGGCCCTGGGTGAAGAAGTTCTGACCAGTATCACCGCGGGTCAGCAGTTTGTGAAGATCGTCCATGAAGAGTTGGTTCGGGTTTTAGGTGAAGAGGCAGTTGAGCTTAATGTCCGCGGCAATCCAGGTGTGATTTTTTTGGTGGGCTTGCAGGGAACGGGAAAGACAACCAGTTCGGCCAAGCTCGCCCTCCACATCCGACAAAAACTCGGTAAGAAGCCCGGTCTGATTCCGGTGGACGTCTATCGTCCAGCCGCGATTGAGCAGCTCAAGACTTTGGGTAAGCAAAACAACTTGCCCGTTTTTCCCTCTGAGGCTGGCAAAAAACCGGAAGAGCTTCTTGAGGCGGCCAAAAAGTGGGCAGCTGATGAGATGGTCGACGTGGTCATTGTCGATACCGCCGGTCGACTGCAAATTGATGAAGAACTGATGGAGGAACTCAAGCGCCTGAAAGGCGTGTGGGAGCCGAAGGAGATTCTCCTGGTTGCCGATGCCATGCTCGGTCAGCAGTCGGTCAATGTGGCTGAGGGCTTTCACGAAAAGCTCGGATTGAGTGGTTTGATTCTCACCAAAGTGGATGGTGATGCCCGTGGGGGTGCGGCTCTGAGTATCCGCGAAGCCACGGGAGTGCCCATTAAGTTTCTCGGCGTGGGTGAAAAGGTGTCGGCCCTTGAGGTTTTTCATCCGGATCGTCTGGCCAGCCGAATCCTGGACATGGGCGATGTGTTGAGTCTTGTCGAAAAGGCCCAAGAGGTGATCGACGAGAAGTCGGCCATGGAATCAGCCAAGAAAATGGCCAAAAACCAGTTCACCATGGAGGACTTTCTTCAGCAGATTCAGACCATGAAAAAGCTGGGTTCCATGGAAAGTCTGCTCAAGATGATCCCCGGGGCGGGCCAGATGATGAAGAAGATGAAGGATATGACCCCGCCGGACAAGGAACTCAAGAAAATCGAAGCCATTATCCGCTCCATGACTCCAGAAGAACGTGAGAACTATAAAATCCTGAATGGTTCCAGACGCTTAAGGATAGCCAATGGCTCGGGCACCCGGGTTCAGGATGTGAACAAGTTCGTGAAGCAGTTTGAGGGGGCCAAAAAGATGATGTCCCAAATGATGAAAATGGGGATGGGCCGAGGTGGAGGCCGTGGCATGGGCTTTCCCTTTTAA
- the rplS gene encoding 50S ribosomal protein L19 → MDIVQRLTMGRTKQKKFPRFTPGDTLNVHAKVKEGAKERIQVFQGVVLKIQGKGTGRSFTVRKISAGVGVERTFPFASPAIDKIELVSRGKVRRARLFYLRDLKGRAARLSTERVSEEERTVAQPEETAQAAPVAETSEK, encoded by the coding sequence ATGGATATCGTACAACGCTTGACCATGGGTCGGACAAAACAGAAGAAATTTCCACGCTTTACACCTGGTGATACGCTTAACGTTCACGCCAAGGTGAAAGAGGGAGCCAAAGAGAGAATTCAGGTCTTCCAAGGTGTGGTTCTCAAAATCCAAGGGAAGGGCACAGGCCGTTCTTTTACCGTTCGTAAGATTTCGGCTGGAGTGGGTGTCGAGAGAACTTTCCCCTTTGCCAGTCCTGCCATTGATAAAATTGAGCTTGTGAGCCGTGGTAAAGTCCGTCGCGCTCGCCTGTTTTATCTGCGCGACCTGAAAGGCCGTGCGGCTCGTCTGTCCACTGAGCGTGTGAGTGAAGAAGAGCGCACAGTGGCTCAGCCAGAAGAAACAGCTCAGGCTGCTCCAGTTGCAGAGACCAGCGAAAAGTAA
- a CDS encoding KH domain-containing protein codes for MDPSSLKDLVEFMAKSLVDKPEEVEVNEVIGEQTTVVELKVAKEDLGKVIGKQGRTARSMRTILNAASTKLQKRSVLEIVE; via the coding sequence ATGGATCCGTCAAGCTTGAAAGACCTGGTTGAATTCATGGCCAAGAGTCTGGTGGACAAGCCCGAAGAAGTGGAAGTGAACGAAGTCATCGGTGAGCAGACTACAGTTGTTGAACTGAAAGTGGCCAAAGAGGACTTGGGTAAGGTCATCGGCAAACAGGGCAGAACCGCCCGTTCCATGAGAACGATTTTGAATGCTGCCAGCACTAAGTTGCAGAAGCGTTCTGTTCTGGAAATTGTCGAATAA
- a CDS encoding RNA methyltransferase codes for MGHKLGINISVGLVHWPVLDKPGNVVATNVTNFDIHDIARTCRSYGVNKYFIIHRQREQLMYVSRILDHWKVGYGSRWNPNRGTALNIVNLQETLQDALKTFDEKPLLIATAAREFPGVERVTFQGLKNRMQEEPKRPYFMIFGTGFGLTQEVLQSCDLLLEPIWGAAEDNFRHLPVRSAVSICLDRLLATW; via the coding sequence ATGGGACACAAACTAGGGATCAATATTTCAGTCGGATTGGTTCACTGGCCGGTGCTGGACAAGCCAGGCAATGTGGTGGCCACCAATGTGACCAACTTCGATATTCACGACATCGCCCGTACTTGCCGCTCCTATGGGGTGAACAAATATTTTATCATTCACCGCCAGAGAGAGCAGCTGATGTACGTGAGCCGCATTCTCGACCACTGGAAAGTGGGCTATGGATCCCGCTGGAATCCCAATCGGGGGACGGCTCTCAACATTGTGAATCTCCAGGAGACCCTGCAGGACGCCCTTAAGACCTTTGATGAAAAGCCCCTTTTGATTGCCACCGCAGCCCGGGAGTTCCCCGGAGTGGAGCGTGTGACCTTCCAGGGGCTCAAAAACCGCATGCAGGAGGAGCCTAAAAGGCCCTATTTTATGATTTTTGGTACCGGATTTGGCCTCACCCAGGAGGTGCTCCAGAGCTGCGATTTGCTCCTGGAGCCTATTTGGGGGGCGGCTGAGGACAACTTCCGCCACTTGCCAGTTAGATCGGCCGTAAGTATCTGTCTTGACCGGCTCCTGGCAACATGGTAA